A region of Solibacillus isronensis DNA encodes the following proteins:
- a CDS encoding endonuclease encodes MYNRKLKKSLNALLATSLVASVVVPAAPVVTHAETLATDLIISEYIEGSSYNKAIEIYNGTGASVNLSEYTLELHTNGIDTADKSVPMSGVLEHGDVYVVYHKDANPAIKAVGDLENSVVANFNGDDPVVLRKSGVIVDSIGQAGARINNKADVTLVRNSNITRGDTNITDSFDPTSEWTNLGKDNFSNIGSHTMDSGAVTPPDESKVAMVSASHPSSTVSKGTEITLSTATDGAVIYYTTDGSEPSAEKGTQYSKPLVIDQTTTIKAIAIAEGMENSEVTTFTYTVTNEAELPTIAEVRGQATGTTVTVKGKVAANLKNTISIQDETGGIAVRPTGLGVNVGDEVILTGKLADFRGLLQLDGATIVDKTTGGKEPEAKVVAVGDINETLESQLVTVKNTTLTIDSSGSGWVNYKAVDELGNHILIRDETGQLDLLRADGDYESITGIVQQYDKDYQIIPRSSLDIVEDSTILKPAVASPGSGTYVGKQTVILSTPTADAKIYYTVNGYEPTAESTEYSSPIEIIEDTTLKAIVVKDGVLSEVATFDYKITDGLQIHDIQGAGHATSFNNENVEVEGIVTYEFMLNGAYYYTIQTPDELADKNPYTSEAIFLYAGTKAWPVEIGDLVKVTGKVSEYAYDGYSDRQATDLKTTQINVRDDQGGQVELIKRGVLLPETIPLDETNISFTTIDNDQFTKFDPEEDAIDFWESIEGMRVSVGNVKAVSPQEHGDLITVLESEPTNSLHGGVLYEEGKTNPNRIQFRLEPNGAARNFEVATGDKFAGPITGIVGYSYQNYKIYAELEEMKDKHKKGSATPEKTTIEKDDKKLTMASYNLENFSNNEKETSDAKVGRLVRAFVDDMQSPDIIGVTEVQDNNGSSAGNSNADESYKRLITAIEAAGGPEYKYLNIDPVNNEDGGAPNANIRVGFLYNPERVGLPEDIKAGDATSAVGYENGKLTLNPGRIDPTNSAFNSSRKPLAAQFTFNGEDVIAIVNHWNSKSGDTPLFGSIQPPVYESEVQRKKIAKIVYDFVADIKSKNPNANIVSVGDFNDYQFADALKIHEGQLMTNMINKVEEKDRYTYLYQGNSQVLDHILVSNNLAKNTEIDILHINADFTDMAGRASDHDPVMVQIDLHASGEVQEPIKAEKVYTFTGFKTKKLVIIKPSVEMHLDGNSQINEGITVNSNFSEFHGDGFKTTVITVKPQDAGAIVDLKGTELKKLVIDGTNVSEIRGAENIQEIEYINGAKAENIKITNGKGDPITGPSFPSENRAPLIIKSFENKTVNVVEEIKLSLSEHFSDPDGDKLSFSATKGMVDGDVLTLNLQAGSHIVGVTATDGKESVTAQFTLNVKEIEGNDYYKTAYGKEGQALKQALHEIIDDQKILSYAKAWEALRETDEDPNNPNNVLLFYSAKSISKTSNGGNTGNWNREHVWAKSHGNFGTSNGPGTDIHHLRPTDVQVNSSRGNLDFDEGGSAVTGCSGCFKDSDSFEPPNEVKGDVARILFYMATRYEKGDRVDLELNEKVNNGSNPYHGKLSILLKWHKQDPVSEFEKKRNEKIFEWQGNRNPFIDHPEWVELIWAE; translated from the coding sequence ATGTATAATCGGAAGTTGAAAAAATCACTAAACGCATTATTAGCAACAAGCTTAGTAGCAAGCGTAGTAGTGCCTGCTGCACCTGTTGTCACGCACGCAGAAACGTTGGCGACAGATTTGATTATTTCGGAGTATATTGAGGGAAGTAGTTACAACAAAGCAATAGAAATCTACAATGGTACTGGTGCATCAGTTAATTTAAGTGAATATACTTTAGAACTGCATACAAATGGTATTGATACTGCAGATAAAAGTGTACCAATGTCAGGTGTTTTAGAGCATGGCGATGTATATGTTGTATATCATAAAGATGCAAATCCTGCTATCAAAGCAGTTGGTGATTTGGAAAATAGTGTAGTAGCTAACTTTAACGGAGATGATCCAGTTGTATTAAGAAAATCTGGAGTCATAGTAGATTCTATCGGCCAAGCTGGAGCGCGGATTAATAATAAGGCTGATGTTACATTAGTAAGAAATAGTAATATTACTAGAGGTGATACAAATATTACTGATTCTTTTGATCCCACTTCAGAATGGACTAATTTAGGGAAAGATAATTTCAGTAATATTGGATCCCATACCATGGATAGTGGAGCTGTAACACCACCTGATGAATCAAAGGTTGCAATGGTATCAGCCTCCCATCCTTCATCCACAGTTTCAAAGGGGACAGAAATCACATTATCTACTGCTACTGATGGAGCGGTGATTTACTACACAACAGATGGTTCAGAGCCAAGTGCTGAAAAGGGCACTCAATATAGTAAACCATTAGTGATTGATCAAACAACAACGATTAAAGCGATAGCTATTGCGGAAGGAATGGAAAACAGCGAGGTAACAACTTTCACTTATACTGTAACCAATGAAGCGGAACTTCCAACGATTGCCGAGGTGCGTGGTCAGGCTACAGGAACAACTGTAACTGTAAAAGGGAAAGTTGCAGCTAACCTGAAAAATACAATCTCTATCCAGGATGAAACAGGGGGGATTGCTGTTCGTCCTACAGGCTTGGGTGTAAATGTTGGCGATGAAGTAATATTGACTGGTAAGTTAGCGGACTTCAGAGGACTTTTGCAGTTGGATGGTGCCACTATTGTGGATAAAACTACAGGTGGTAAAGAGCCGGAAGCAAAAGTTGTAGCAGTTGGTGATATTAATGAAACACTTGAATCACAGCTTGTAACAGTAAAGAATACAACATTAACGATTGATTCATCCGGAAGCGGCTGGGTAAATTATAAAGCGGTTGACGAGTTGGGGAATCATATTTTAATTCGTGATGAAACAGGCCAATTGGATTTACTGCGGGCGGATGGCGATTATGAAAGCATTACCGGTATTGTGCAGCAATATGATAAGGACTATCAAATCATACCGCGTTCATCGCTTGATATTGTTGAGGATAGTACAATATTAAAACCGGCAGTTGCTTCGCCTGGTTCCGGAACTTATGTTGGAAAACAAACAGTAATATTATCTACTCCAACGGCAGACGCAAAAATTTACTATACAGTGAACGGTTATGAGCCAACAGCTGAAAGTACCGAGTATTCGTCACCTATTGAAATCATAGAGGATACTACGTTAAAAGCGATAGTAGTAAAAGATGGGGTCTTGAGTGAGGTCGCAACATTCGACTATAAAATTACGGATGGACTGCAGATCCATGATATTCAGGGAGCTGGTCATGCAACATCATTTAATAATGAAAACGTGGAAGTAGAAGGAATTGTGACCTATGAATTTATGTTAAATGGCGCATATTATTACACAATCCAGACGCCAGATGAGTTAGCAGATAAAAATCCGTATACATCTGAAGCAATTTTCTTATATGCTGGTACGAAGGCTTGGCCGGTTGAAATTGGGGATTTAGTGAAAGTAACGGGTAAAGTTAGCGAGTATGCATATGACGGGTACAGTGACCGCCAGGCAACCGATTTGAAGACAACACAGATTAATGTACGAGATGACCAAGGCGGGCAAGTAGAACTTATTAAAAGAGGTGTATTGCTTCCGGAAACTATCCCATTAGATGAGACTAATATTAGTTTTACTACAATCGATAATGACCAGTTCACTAAATTCGACCCTGAAGAAGATGCAATCGATTTTTGGGAAAGCATTGAAGGGATGCGTGTGAGTGTTGGTAATGTAAAAGCAGTATCTCCTCAGGAACATGGTGACTTAATCACAGTGCTTGAGAGTGAGCCGACTAACTCATTACATGGCGGCGTTTTATATGAGGAAGGTAAGACAAATCCTAATCGTATACAGTTCCGTCTAGAACCAAATGGTGCTGCACGTAATTTTGAGGTAGCGACAGGTGATAAATTTGCAGGTCCTATTACAGGAATTGTAGGCTATTCTTATCAAAACTATAAAATTTATGCTGAATTAGAAGAGATGAAGGACAAGCATAAAAAAGGGTCGGCTACTCCTGAAAAAACAACAATTGAAAAAGATGACAAGAAGCTGACGATGGCATCTTATAATCTGGAAAATTTCTCTAATAACGAGAAAGAAACATCTGATGCCAAGGTAGGTAGACTGGTTCGAGCATTCGTTGATGATATGCAAAGTCCAGATATTATCGGGGTAACGGAAGTACAGGACAATAATGGTTCAAGTGCCGGAAATTCAAACGCAGATGAAAGTTATAAACGTTTAATTACTGCAATTGAAGCTGCTGGTGGTCCGGAATATAAATATTTGAATATTGATCCTGTTAATAATGAAGACGGTGGAGCGCCTAATGCGAATATCCGTGTAGGTTTCCTTTATAATCCTGAGCGTGTTGGACTGCCTGAAGATATTAAAGCAGGAGATGCGACATCAGCTGTTGGTTACGAGAACGGGAAATTGACATTAAATCCAGGGCGCATCGATCCTACTAATTCAGCATTTAACAGCAGCCGTAAGCCATTAGCTGCACAATTTACTTTTAACGGTGAAGATGTTATTGCTATTGTCAACCATTGGAATTCCAAGTCAGGAGATACACCTTTATTCGGATCGATACAACCGCCTGTTTATGAAAGTGAAGTACAACGTAAAAAAATTGCAAAAATCGTGTATGATTTTGTTGCAGACATTAAATCTAAAAATCCGAATGCGAATATAGTATCTGTAGGAGACTTTAACGATTATCAGTTTGCTGATGCTTTAAAGATTCATGAAGGTCAGTTAATGACGAATATGATCAACAAAGTAGAAGAAAAGGATCGTTACACATATTTATATCAAGGAAACTCACAAGTATTGGATCACATTTTAGTTTCAAACAACTTAGCGAAAAATACTGAAATTGATATTTTGCACATCAATGCGGACTTTACAGATATGGCTGGCCGTGCAAGTGATCATGATCCGGTAATGGTACAGATTGATTTACATGCCTCAGGAGAAGTGCAAGAACCGATTAAAGCAGAAAAAGTCTATACATTTACTGGATTTAAAACAAAAAAATTAGTAATCATAAAGCCGAGTGTGGAAATGCACCTTGATGGAAATTCGCAGATTAATGAAGGGATTACAGTTAATAGTAATTTTAGTGAATTCCATGGTGACGGTTTTAAAACAACAGTTATCACTGTGAAGCCACAAGATGCAGGAGCTATTGTTGATTTAAAAGGCACAGAACTGAAAAAGCTTGTTATTGATGGAACAAATGTTAGTGAAATCAGAGGTGCAGAAAATATTCAGGAAATTGAATATATTAATGGTGCAAAAGCAGAAAATATTAAAATAACGAATGGTAAAGGGGATCCGATTACGGGTCCTTCTTTTCCTTCTGAGAACCGTGCGCCCCTCATTATAAAGTCTTTTGAAAATAAAACTGTCAACGTAGTCGAAGAAATAAAGCTTTCGCTAAGTGAACACTTTTCTGATCCGGATGGAGATAAACTCAGTTTTTCTGCTACAAAAGGTATGGTTGATGGGGATGTATTAACATTAAATTTACAGGCAGGCAGCCATATTGTTGGTGTAACAGCGACAGATGGAAAAGAGAGTGTTACTGCGCAATTTACTTTAAACGTTAAGGAAATTGAGGGAAACGATTATTATAAAACGGCTTACGGAAAAGAAGGGCAGGCATTAAAACAGGCGCTGCATGAAATTATAGATGATCAAAAAATTCTTTCTTATGCAAAAGCTTGGGAAGCACTTCGCGAAACGGATGAAGATCCAAATAACCCGAACAATGTGTTGTTGTTTTATTCAGCAAAATCCATTTCAAAAACGAGCAATGGTGGCAATACAGGAAACTGGAATCGTGAGCATGTATGGGCAAAGTCCCATGGTAATTTTGGGACTAGTAACGGTCCTGGAACAGACATTCATCATCTTCGTCCGACAGATGTACAAGTTAACAGTTCACGAGGCAATCTTGATTTTGATGAAGGTGGTAGTGCTGTAACAGGTTGTTCAGGGTGCTTTAAAGATTCGGATTCCTTTGAGCCGCCTAATGAGGTAAAGGGTGATGTTGCACGTATTTTATTCTATATGGCAACACGTTATGAAAAAGGTGATCGAGTAGATTTAGAGTTAAATGAAAAGGTGAATAACGGAAGTAATCCTTATCACGGAAAATTGTCGATTCTCTTAAAATGGCATAAACAAGACCCTGTAAGTGAATTTGAAAAAAAACGTAACGAGAAGATTTTTGAATGGCAAGGGAACCGAAATCCTTTTATTGACCATCCGGAGTGGGTGGAATTGATTTGGGCGGAGTAA